A genomic region of Cotesia glomerata isolate CgM1 linkage group LG9, MPM_Cglom_v2.3, whole genome shotgun sequence contains the following coding sequences:
- the LOC123271494 gene encoding U4/U6 small nuclear ribonucleoprotein Prp3: protein MFGIDDNDKSTKRSKKRSHEDDRDREKDSKKVKVKEGSKNDDTAENKLSPEMIKQMMANAQKQIEERKRALNTINQNNISSVKNSFKSRDPIPIASSMYSQGLLSKADSDKARKLVVLQAQIKSKLNSGLLNSVSVPDKPTPLILDESGRTVDITGKEIQLTHVVPTLKANIRAKKREEFKAQLQDSKGPEEIQDTHFFDNRIGVKVPTRGKRALKFHEPGKFQQIAERIRVKAQLEKLQNEISQIARKTGISSATKLALIAPKTEALNEDVPNVEWWDSVILASGYPVNEDEQVQIKYSTITNLVEHPIQMRPPTESSRPVYMPVFLTKKERKKLRRQNRREAWKEEQEKIRLGLEPPPEPKLRISNLMRVLGTEAIQDPTKIEAHVRQQMAKRLKAHEDANAARRLTVDQRREKKARKLKEDTSNGVFVTVYRIRDLINNASKKFKVEANAKQLYLTGCVMLFRDCNVVVVEGGAKQLRKYRRVMMHRIKWEEDIVKDTDGNDVPNKCVIVWEGSSTQRHFGEIKFKVCPIERMAREHFKKHQVEQYWDLAYSGAVLDNTDEVNS, encoded by the exons atgtttgGAATTGATGACAATGATAAATCCACGAAGAGGAGTAAGAAGAGGTCACATGAAGATGACCGTGATCGTGAAAAAGACTCGAAAAAAGTCAAAGTCAAAGAGGGAAGCAAAAATGACGATACAGCAGAAAATAAATTGTCGCCAGAAAtg ATAAAACAGATGATGGCCAACGCACAGAAACAAATAGAAGAACGTAAACGAGCATTAAATactataaatcaaaataacattTCAAGCGTAAAAAACTCCTTCAAAAGTCGTGATCCAATACCAATTGCTAGTTCTATGTATTCACAAGGATTACTCAGTAAAGCTGATTCAGATAAAGCTAGAAAACTGGTAGTGCTTCAAGcacaaataaaaagtaaacttAATTCCGGTTTATTAAATTCAGTAAGCGTACCGGATAAACCTACTCCATTGATTCTTGATGAATCTGGTAGAACAGTTGACATCACTGGTAAAGAAATCCAGCTTACTCATGTTGTCCCGACTCTTAAAGCCAATATAAGAGCTAAAAAGCGTGAAGAATTTAAAGCACAGCTTCAAGATTCAAAAGGCCCCGAAGAAATTCAGGATACACACTTTTTTGACAATCGTATTGGTGTAAAAGTTCCAACTCGTGGGAAACGAGCTTTGAAGTTTCACGAGCCTGGTAAATTTCAACAGATTGCTGAGAGGATACGTGTTAAAGCGCAGTTGGAAAAACTCCAAAATGAAATTAGTCAAATTGCACGTAAAACAGGAATTAGTTCTGCCACCAAATTAGCTCTTATTGCTCCAAAAACAGAGGCACTCAATGAAGATGTACCTAATGTTGAATGGTGGGACTCGGTCATTTTGGCGAGTGGTTATCCAGTTAATGAGGATGAACAAgtacaaattaaatattcaacaatTACTAATTTAGTCGAGCATCCAATACAAATGAGACCACCGA CGGAATCGTCGAGACCTGTATATATGCCGGTATTTCTTACTAAAAAAGAACGTAAAAAACTTCGCCGACAAAACCGTCGTGAGGCGTGGAAAgaagagcaagaaaaaattcgtTTGGGATTAGAACCACCTCCTGAACCGAAGttaagaatctcaaatttaatGCGAGTTTTGGGTACTGAAGCAATACAAGATCCTACTAAAATTGAAGCTCACGTACGTCAGCAAATGGCGAAACGGTTAAAAGCCCACGAAGACGCTAATGCTGCGCGTCGATTGACAGTCGATCAGAGAAGAGAGAAGAAGGCACGGAAGCTCAAAGAAGATACTTCTAATGGAGTTTTTGTAACTGTGTacag AATACGTGACTTGATAAATAATGCATCGAAAAAGTTCAAGGTTGAAGCTAATGCAAAACAACTGTATTTAACTGGATGTGTGATGTTATTCCGTGACTGTAATGTCGTGGTAGTTGAGGGTGGCGCCAAACAATTGCGTAAATATCGGCGTGTAATGATGCATAGAATAAAATGGGAAGAAGATATCGTAAAAGATACCGACGGTAATGATGTACCGAATAAGTGTGTCATTGTGTGGGAAGGAAGCAGTACACAACGGCACTTTGGTGAGATCAAATTTAAAGTGTGTCCTATTGAAAGAATGGCTCGtgaacattttaaaaaacaccAAGTTGAACAATACTGGGATTTAGCATACAGCGGGGCTGTGCTTGATAATACCGATGAAGTgaactcataa
- the LOC123271408 gene encoding uncharacterized protein DDB_G0287625 isoform X1 — METDYLNFHDGGQFSEFSSNFDEYDFSDDAQKLRMVIDDDFDYSHSRRAHENFWEIEQELNGDMAVLPASGVSSQMPKIENMNQDFVNTFNDWSEHLGALQEYESNNELITLHNNLPESLNISFPEIFSDDNNDMYIPPTENTPEDIKITPSPIKTLPELPSLYLTSPVKSKESPLLNKVKLEPEENELTEVKENFDEWADKEEGEGCIDVETVSEYQPVLEARDVKSLLEQFEASEANLDLINPNSTKKNTESKPSCEINNKVANKPKDVSKSLESTEPQVSERHKNIRDSLPKEVIDRINASARKKVISVIPALSTNIKNNSRNNNRTTKATSTRSKGSKVVNQNTAFDTVVQNDHTYCTSSSNNNNSNYASNNSTGHASKPGKGKQGKKSINSKVNKPVQNHRNNLIKRMDSWTDSSSKKDSGLESGDVSDASEELATKSSVNLNDQQNQSINKRSLANNSVPVNKIINVDNKKNQAKPVSGIKIQSALATSILQMRNGVLTKTKSVDENILKGKMVSVLKKPPVNKLIGFNESIITTKNSLNDDVQNIIVQDTSMISSSSSSSSINENEKKPPKRKLNLAEYRSRRDQNSAGNSRTCSPIQPMTLIYIHHASTTTDPITTDSDNPVWSEREIVSMLKPKNLVDEPRIKPAMCDASVQTHETVFDNPNSSDVIVEKPEIEASLTTDVKVVNDEKISLVEKDQAFGKKRNYRQRRASSSSRSRSRSRSRSSNSIQSRSKKERKAVSRKRVSRSRSHNKYKTNKRRSSSSRSRSQSRSRSRSRSLSRSRSRSWSLSSRRNIRRRKISHRRSSVSSNSSWSSRSRSRSTYRSRSFSRSSRSRSRSRSSRSRSRSRSRYSSSTRYCKYKSERNKRSGQRKRSRTRRTDYDRRRRYSSERSSDYYNNRRSPSYTRNSYNNTWHNHEKTRQVEERRVIYVGRIDEGITKADLRKRFEAFGPVTDISLHFREHGDNYGFVTFANKHDAYNAVEHGNDDPALPRYDLSFGGRRAFCKVKYADLDGAPNSSYSTGRSVLNSNNEDNSFDFLLKEVQAKLRNRKV, encoded by the exons ATGGAAAcggattatttaaattttcacgaTGGAGgacaattttcagaattttctaGCAATTTTGATGAG TATGATTTTTCTGATGATGCTCAAAAATTACGAATGGTTATCGATGATGACTTTGATTACAGTCATAGTCGACGTGcacatgaaaatttttgggaaattgAACAAGA ACTTAATGGAGACATGGCTGTATTACCAGCATCAGGAGTATCATCACAAATGccgaaaattgaaaatatgaatCAAGATTTCGTTAATACTTTTAACGATTGGAGTGAACACCTTGGTGCTCTACAG GAATATGAATCTAACAATGAATTGATAACTCTCCATAATAATTTACCGGAATCTTTGAACATAAGTTTTCCCGAAATTTTTAGTGACGACAATAATGACATGTATATACCACCGACTGAAAATACCCCAGAAGACATTAAAATAACTCCAAGTCCTATTAAAACTCTCCCTGAATTACCATCCTTATATCTGACATCTCCAGTTAAGAGTAAAGAAAGTCCACTTTTAAACAAAGTTAAGTTAGAACCCGAAGAAAACGAACTAACAGaagtaaaagaaaattttgatgaGTGGGCGGATAAGGAAGAAGGGGAAGGGTGCATTGATGTTGAAACAGTATCTGAATATCAACCCGTGTTAGAAGCTCGCGATGTTAAAAGTTTATTAGAACAATTTGAAGCTTCAGAAGCTAATCTTGATCTTATAAATCCCAattctactaaaaaaaataccgAAAGTAAACCGTCATGCGAAATTAACAACAAAGTAGCAAACAAACCTAAAGATGTTTCAAAATCATTAGAATCTACAGAACCACAAGTATCAGAAAGACATAAAAATATCCGCGACTCATTACCAAAAGAAGTAATAGACAGGATAAATGCTTCAGCAcgtaaaaaagttatttcagttattcCCGCATTGTCaactaacataaaaaataattcccgTAATAATAATCGTACGACTAAAGCTACTTCTACACGTAGCAAAGGTTCAAAAGTTGTTAACCAAAATACTGCATTTGATACTGTTGTTCAAAATGATCACACTTACTGTACTAGTAgtagtaacaataataactcTAATTACGCGAGTAATAATTCTACTGGGCATGCATCAAAGCCAGGTAAAGGAAAACAAgggaaaaaatcaattaattcaaaagttaataaacCTGTTCAAAATCACCggaataatttaatcaaacGAATGGACAGTTGGACTGACAGTAGCTCAAAAAAAGACAGTGGGTTAGAATCGGGAGATGTTAGTGATGCTAGTGAAGAATTAGCTACTAAAAGTTCTGTAAATTTGAATGATCAGCaaaatcaatcaattaataaGCGATCTTTAGCAAACAATTCAGTacctgtaaataaaataataaatgttgataataaaaaaaatcaagcaaagCCTGTTTCtggaataaaaatacaatcaGCTTTGGCTACGAGTATTTTACAAATGAGAAATGGTGttttaacaaaaacaaaatcggttgatgaaaatattcttaaagGGAAAATGGTTTCGGTGTTGAAAAAACCACcggttaataaattaatcggaTTTAATGAAAGTATAATAACAACGAAAAATAGTTTGAATGATGATGTGCAAAATATTATTGTCCAAGATACTTCTATGATATCATCTTCGTCGTCTTCGTcatcaattaatgaaaatgagaaaaaaccACCAAAgcgaaaattgaatttagctGAGTACAGAAGCAGGCGTGATCAAAACAGTGCAGGTAATAGTAGAACGTGTTCACCTATCCAACCTATGACGTTAATTTACATTCATCATGCATCTACAACAACTGATCCTATAACAACTGATTCTGATAATCCAGTCTGGTCAGAACGTGAAATAGTTTCGATGTTAAAACCTAAAAATTTGGTTGATGAACCGAGAATAAAGCCTGCTATGTGTGACGCATCTGTACAGACACATGAAACTGTTTTTGATAATCCTAATAGCTCTGATGTGATAGTTGAAAAACCAGAAATTGAAGCTAGCTTAACAACTGATGTTAAAGTtgttaatgatgaaaaaataagtCTTGTTGAAAAAGATCAAgcttttggaaaaaaaaggAATTACAGGCAGCGTAGAGCTTCTTCAAGCAGTAGATCACGTTCACGAAGCCGCAGTAGAAGTAGTAACAGTATTCAAAGTCGTAGTAAGAAAGAAAGGAAGGCTGTCAGTCGTAAAAGAGTCAGCCGGAGTCGAAGTCATAATAAGTATAAGACCAACAAACGTCGTAGTAGTAGTAGTCGAAGTAGAAGTCAGAGTCGAAGTCGGAGTCGGAGTCGGAGTTTAAGTCGGAGCCGCAGTAGAAGTTGGAGCTTGTCAAGTCGAAGAAATATTAGACGCAGAAAAATTAGCCATCGTCGTAGTAGCGTTAGTTCTAATAGTAGTTGGTCTTCACGATCAAGATCTAGATCGACTTATAGGTCGAGATCATTCTCAAGATCATCACGATCAAGATCAAGATCAAGATCGTCCAGGTCAAGATCTAGATCCAGATCTCGATACTCAAGTAGTACACG GTATTGTAAGTATAAATCGGAAAGGAATAAAAGGTCGGGCCAACGAAAGCGATCACGGACACGAAGAACGGATTATGATAGACGCAGACGTTACTCGTCGGAACGTAGTAGCGATTATTATAACAACAGAAG ATCACCGAGCTACACGAGAAATTCTTACAATAACACATGGCACAATCATGAAAAAACGAGACAAGTTGAAGAACGTCGGGTAATATACGTTGGTCGTATTGATGAAGGAATCACTAAAGCtgatttaagaaaaagatTTGAAGCTTTTGGACCAGTTACAGATATTAGTTTACATTTTCGTGAGCACGG AGATAACTATGGGTTTGTTACATTTGCTAATAAACATGATGCATATAATGCTGTAGAGCATGGTAATGATGATCCAGCTTTACCAAGATATGATCTGAGTTTCGGAGGACGAAGAGCGTTCTGCAAAGTTAAATATGCTGATTTAg ATGGTGCACCAAATAGCTCATATAGTACTGGCCGAAGTGTATTAAATTCCAACAACGAAGACAATTCCTTCGATTTTCTATTGAAAGAAGTTCAAGCAAAATTACGTAACCGAAAGGTTTGA
- the LOC123271408 gene encoding uncharacterized protein DDB_G0287625 isoform X2: protein METDYLNFHDGGQFSEFSSNFDEYDFSDDAQKLRMVIDDDFDYSHSRRAHENFWEIEQELNGDMAVLPASGVSSQMPKIENMNQDFVNTFNDWSEHLGALQEYESNNELITLHNNLPESLNISFPEIFSDDNNDMYIPPTENTPEDIKITPSPIKTLPELPSLYLTSPVKSKESPLLNKVKLEPEENELTEVKENFDEWADKEEGEGCIDVETVSEYQPVLEARDVKSLLEQFEASEANLDLINPNSTKKNTESKPSCEINNKVANKPKDVSKSLESTEPQVSERHKNIRDSLPKEVIDRINASARKKVISVIPALSTNIKNNSRNNNRTTKATSTRSKGSKVVNQNTAFDTVVQNDHTYCTSSSNNNNSNYASNNSTGHASKPGKGKQGKKSINSKVNKPVQNHRNNLIKRMDSWTDSSSKKDSGLESGDVSDASEELATKSSVNLNDQQNQSINKRSLANNSVPVNKIINVDNKKNQAKPVSGIKIQSALATSILQMRNGVLTKTKSVDENILKGKMVSVLKKPPVNKLIGFNESIITTKNSLNDDVQNIIVQDTSMISSSSSSSSINENEKKPPKRKLNLAEYRSRRDQNSAGNSRTCSPIQPMTLIYIHHASTTTDPITTDSDNPVWSEREIVSMLKPKNLVDEPRIKPAMCDASVQTHETVFDNPNSSDVIVEKPEIEASLTTDVKVVNDEKISLVEKDQAFGKKRNYRQRRASSSSRSRSRSRSRSSNSIQSRSKKERKAVSRKRVSRSRSHNKYKTNKRRSSSSRSRSQSRSRSRSRSLSRSRSRSWSLSSRRNIRRRKISHRRSSVSSNSSWSSRSRSRSTYRSRSFSRSSRSRSRSRSSRSRSRSRSRYSSSTRSPSYTRNSYNNTWHNHEKTRQVEERRVIYVGRIDEGITKADLRKRFEAFGPVTDISLHFREHGDNYGFVTFANKHDAYNAVEHGNDDPALPRYDLSFGGRRAFCKVKYADLDGAPNSSYSTGRSVLNSNNEDNSFDFLLKEVQAKLRNRKV, encoded by the exons ATGGAAAcggattatttaaattttcacgaTGGAGgacaattttcagaattttctaGCAATTTTGATGAG TATGATTTTTCTGATGATGCTCAAAAATTACGAATGGTTATCGATGATGACTTTGATTACAGTCATAGTCGACGTGcacatgaaaatttttgggaaattgAACAAGA ACTTAATGGAGACATGGCTGTATTACCAGCATCAGGAGTATCATCACAAATGccgaaaattgaaaatatgaatCAAGATTTCGTTAATACTTTTAACGATTGGAGTGAACACCTTGGTGCTCTACAG GAATATGAATCTAACAATGAATTGATAACTCTCCATAATAATTTACCGGAATCTTTGAACATAAGTTTTCCCGAAATTTTTAGTGACGACAATAATGACATGTATATACCACCGACTGAAAATACCCCAGAAGACATTAAAATAACTCCAAGTCCTATTAAAACTCTCCCTGAATTACCATCCTTATATCTGACATCTCCAGTTAAGAGTAAAGAAAGTCCACTTTTAAACAAAGTTAAGTTAGAACCCGAAGAAAACGAACTAACAGaagtaaaagaaaattttgatgaGTGGGCGGATAAGGAAGAAGGGGAAGGGTGCATTGATGTTGAAACAGTATCTGAATATCAACCCGTGTTAGAAGCTCGCGATGTTAAAAGTTTATTAGAACAATTTGAAGCTTCAGAAGCTAATCTTGATCTTATAAATCCCAattctactaaaaaaaataccgAAAGTAAACCGTCATGCGAAATTAACAACAAAGTAGCAAACAAACCTAAAGATGTTTCAAAATCATTAGAATCTACAGAACCACAAGTATCAGAAAGACATAAAAATATCCGCGACTCATTACCAAAAGAAGTAATAGACAGGATAAATGCTTCAGCAcgtaaaaaagttatttcagttattcCCGCATTGTCaactaacataaaaaataattcccgTAATAATAATCGTACGACTAAAGCTACTTCTACACGTAGCAAAGGTTCAAAAGTTGTTAACCAAAATACTGCATTTGATACTGTTGTTCAAAATGATCACACTTACTGTACTAGTAgtagtaacaataataactcTAATTACGCGAGTAATAATTCTACTGGGCATGCATCAAAGCCAGGTAAAGGAAAACAAgggaaaaaatcaattaattcaaaagttaataaacCTGTTCAAAATCACCggaataatttaatcaaacGAATGGACAGTTGGACTGACAGTAGCTCAAAAAAAGACAGTGGGTTAGAATCGGGAGATGTTAGTGATGCTAGTGAAGAATTAGCTACTAAAAGTTCTGTAAATTTGAATGATCAGCaaaatcaatcaattaataaGCGATCTTTAGCAAACAATTCAGTacctgtaaataaaataataaatgttgataataaaaaaaatcaagcaaagCCTGTTTCtggaataaaaatacaatcaGCTTTGGCTACGAGTATTTTACAAATGAGAAATGGTGttttaacaaaaacaaaatcggttgatgaaaatattcttaaagGGAAAATGGTTTCGGTGTTGAAAAAACCACcggttaataaattaatcggaTTTAATGAAAGTATAATAACAACGAAAAATAGTTTGAATGATGATGTGCAAAATATTATTGTCCAAGATACTTCTATGATATCATCTTCGTCGTCTTCGTcatcaattaatgaaaatgagaaaaaaccACCAAAgcgaaaattgaatttagctGAGTACAGAAGCAGGCGTGATCAAAACAGTGCAGGTAATAGTAGAACGTGTTCACCTATCCAACCTATGACGTTAATTTACATTCATCATGCATCTACAACAACTGATCCTATAACAACTGATTCTGATAATCCAGTCTGGTCAGAACGTGAAATAGTTTCGATGTTAAAACCTAAAAATTTGGTTGATGAACCGAGAATAAAGCCTGCTATGTGTGACGCATCTGTACAGACACATGAAACTGTTTTTGATAATCCTAATAGCTCTGATGTGATAGTTGAAAAACCAGAAATTGAAGCTAGCTTAACAACTGATGTTAAAGTtgttaatgatgaaaaaataagtCTTGTTGAAAAAGATCAAgcttttggaaaaaaaaggAATTACAGGCAGCGTAGAGCTTCTTCAAGCAGTAGATCACGTTCACGAAGCCGCAGTAGAAGTAGTAACAGTATTCAAAGTCGTAGTAAGAAAGAAAGGAAGGCTGTCAGTCGTAAAAGAGTCAGCCGGAGTCGAAGTCATAATAAGTATAAGACCAACAAACGTCGTAGTAGTAGTAGTCGAAGTAGAAGTCAGAGTCGAAGTCGGAGTCGGAGTCGGAGTTTAAGTCGGAGCCGCAGTAGAAGTTGGAGCTTGTCAAGTCGAAGAAATATTAGACGCAGAAAAATTAGCCATCGTCGTAGTAGCGTTAGTTCTAATAGTAGTTGGTCTTCACGATCAAGATCTAGATCGACTTATAGGTCGAGATCATTCTCAAGATCATCACGATCAAGATCAAGATCAAGATCGTCCAGGTCAAGATCTAGATCCAGATCTCGATACTCAAGTAGTACACG ATCACCGAGCTACACGAGAAATTCTTACAATAACACATGGCACAATCATGAAAAAACGAGACAAGTTGAAGAACGTCGGGTAATATACGTTGGTCGTATTGATGAAGGAATCACTAAAGCtgatttaagaaaaagatTTGAAGCTTTTGGACCAGTTACAGATATTAGTTTACATTTTCGTGAGCACGG AGATAACTATGGGTTTGTTACATTTGCTAATAAACATGATGCATATAATGCTGTAGAGCATGGTAATGATGATCCAGCTTTACCAAGATATGATCTGAGTTTCGGAGGACGAAGAGCGTTCTGCAAAGTTAAATATGCTGATTTAg ATGGTGCACCAAATAGCTCATATAGTACTGGCCGAAGTGTATTAAATTCCAACAACGAAGACAATTCCTTCGATTTTCTATTGAAAGAAGTTCAAGCAAAATTACGTAACCGAAAGGTTTGA